One genomic region from Phragmites australis chromosome 1, lpPhrAust1.1, whole genome shotgun sequence encodes:
- the LOC133911346 gene encoding uncharacterized protein LOC133911346 isoform X1 translates to MAGQDTTPSTKAAAPPATIRLVNFISEDQLDEVKRTRGERVEDGTAQRDKPLFQILQENKEKKDAEFNERFKHRPPKALDEDETEFLEKLALSRREYEQQVANEEEEELRSFHEAVAAQSNIVLEVEIPTVSRPELLTAPPQESRPKPPMKRNQPALLKNVIISVKPQAKKPKVDPDVKPAPKKQSSNGHDADQKPPDDSKGTLGSLVAYDDDESGDDED, encoded by the exons ATGGCCGGGCAGGACACGACGCCGAGCACCAAGGCGGCGGCGCCACCGGCGACCATCCGCCTCGTCAACTTCATCTCCGAGGACCAG CTCGATGAGGTGAAGCGGACGCGAGGGGAGCGGGTAGAGGACGGCACCGCGCAGCGCGACAAGCCTCTCTTTCAG ATCCTACAGGAGAACAAGGAGAAGAAGGACGCAGAGTTCAACGAGCGGTTCAAGCACA GACCTCCAAAAGCCTTGGATGAGGATGAGACCGAGTTTCTCGAAAAATTAGCATTG TCAAGGAGGGAATATGAACAGCAGGTGgccaatgaagaagaagaagaactccGCAGTTTCCAT GAGGCTGTAGCTGCCCAGTCCAATATTGTTCTTGAAGTAGAGATTCCTACAGTCTCTAGACCTGAG TTGTTAACTGCCCCTCCTCAGGAGAGCAGGCCTAAGCCACCTATGAAGAGGAACCAGCCTGCACTCCTGAAAAATGTAATAATTTCTGTGAAGCCGCAAGCCAAGAAACCGAAGGTTGACCCGGATGTTAAGCCTGCTCCCAAGAAGCAGTCTTCAAATGGGCATGACGCAGACCAAAAGCCACCAGATGACAGTAAGGGCACGCTGGGCTCTCTGGTGGCTTATGACGACGATGAAAgtggtgatgatgaagattga
- the LOC133911346 gene encoding uncharacterized protein LOC133911346 isoform X2, giving the protein MAGQDTTPSTKAAAPPATIRLVNFISEDQLDEVKRTRGERVEDGTAQRDKPLFQILQENKEKKDAEFNERFKHRPPKALDEDETEFLEKLALSRREYEQQVANEEEEELRSFHEAVAAQSNIVLEVEIPTVSRPEESRPKPPMKRNQPALLKNVIISVKPQAKKPKVDPDVKPAPKKQSSNGHDADQKPPDDSKGTLGSLVAYDDDESGDDED; this is encoded by the exons ATGGCCGGGCAGGACACGACGCCGAGCACCAAGGCGGCGGCGCCACCGGCGACCATCCGCCTCGTCAACTTCATCTCCGAGGACCAG CTCGATGAGGTGAAGCGGACGCGAGGGGAGCGGGTAGAGGACGGCACCGCGCAGCGCGACAAGCCTCTCTTTCAG ATCCTACAGGAGAACAAGGAGAAGAAGGACGCAGAGTTCAACGAGCGGTTCAAGCACA GACCTCCAAAAGCCTTGGATGAGGATGAGACCGAGTTTCTCGAAAAATTAGCATTG TCAAGGAGGGAATATGAACAGCAGGTGgccaatgaagaagaagaagaactccGCAGTTTCCAT GAGGCTGTAGCTGCCCAGTCCAATATTGTTCTTGAAGTAGAGATTCCTACAGTCTCTAGACCTGAG GAGAGCAGGCCTAAGCCACCTATGAAGAGGAACCAGCCTGCACTCCTGAAAAATGTAATAATTTCTGTGAAGCCGCAAGCCAAGAAACCGAAGGTTGACCCGGATGTTAAGCCTGCTCCCAAGAAGCAGTCTTCAAATGGGCATGACGCAGACCAAAAGCCACCAGATGACAGTAAGGGCACGCTGGGCTCTCTGGTGGCTTATGACGACGATGAAAgtggtgatgatgaagattga